The genomic DNA CTCTATCCAAAGCTAAATATATTTCTCCTCCGGGTAACACTTGCACGTTTACCCCTAAGCGAGACATTACTTCTCCTCCTAAACCGGGAATTCGCATTTTTAAGCCCTGAAGGTCAGCAACTGATTTAATTTCTTTTTTGAACCATCCTCCCATTTGTGTACCTGTGTTACCTGCGGGAAAGTTGATGATTTGAAAATCACTATAAATTTTTTGTATAGCTTCTAAACCGCCTCCATGATACAACCAGGCGTTTTGTTGTTGGGCGTTTAAACCAAAGGGTACGGTGGTAGCAAAAGCCAAAGCCGGGTTTTTACCTATGTAATAATAACTAGCTGTATGTCCACATTCTACAGTTCCAGATTGGACTGCATCTAAGACTTGCAAACCTGGTACTATTTCCCCTGCTGCAAAGGGGGTGATGGTAAAGCGGCCATCTGTCATTTCTTTAACTCGTTTGGCGATGGTTTCCGCACCGATGTAAGTTCCTAGAGTCTTTGTCCAGCTAGTAGTCATCCGCCATCTGACCCTGGGTAAACTACCTTGTGCGCTGGAGGATGTACTTTTTTTGGCACAAGCTGCGGTGAGTGCTGCGGTTGCGGTGGCGATCGCCCCTGTGTTAATAATTTGTCTACGCTTCATGGTTTTTGTTAATTTAATTTAAATATAGTTTTGGCGGACAAGATGTCCACCCCACAAGAGTTTTCTTAATGTATCAAGTTTTGAGATCAAAATATCAAAATTATATCTACTACTTCTGAGTAAAATTGCGTATCTGAGGATTTTTAATTGTCAAACTGTGCCATAAAACGTCTATCAATCCAATCTTTCCAATACCAAATTAGTCGCTGGGGTGGTAAAGTAAAATTCCCTCTGGTAGCTATTGCGCGTCCATCACCAGTACCAATTAAACTTAAATATTCTGTTTGTGGGTTGTAAGGTTTGAGTGGTTTATTTAAAATAATTCTTCGCAAATTTTCATACAGTGGTTTACCTTGACGTACCGCAAAAACACCAGCTTTTGGTAAGTGATAATTAATCATTGTCGCAATATCACCGGCTGCAAAAACATGAGGATGACTAATAGATTGTAAGTTATCATTAACTAAAATAAAACCTTTTTCATCTGTAGCAATTTCCGAATCTTTTACCCATTCTGCTGCTGATGCTTCTGTCACCCAAAATACTTGATTGGAATTAACAATTAACCCAGATTCAGATTTAATTACCAGTTGATTATCTTCTGTTTTGATAACTTGACAGACTGTTTCACTTAAATGTAATTTCACACCTTTATTAATTAAAATATCTTGCATAATTTGCCTGACAGATGGGTGATAATTGGGCATTAATTCCCCTGTTCTTTGCCATAAATGTAAATCTAATTGATGACATCCCAACTTTTGTAAACCTGCCAACATTGAAAATGCCAATTCCACACCTCCAGCACCACCACCAACAATACTAATACTCAGGGGTTTTTGGGGGTTTTTAGTAACTATTTCCTGTAATTTATACCAATGTTTTAAAAATTGTGGTACTGGTTTTGCCGGAATTGTATATTCTGCCGCACCTGATACAGACAATTTAGCCGGAGTGCTACCAATATCAATAGAGAGAAGATCAAAATCTATTACTTTTTTATTAGCACAAAATACTTTGTTATTTTTTAAATCCAGTTCAACAACGCTATCAAGACACAACTGAGCATTAGCAAATTTGCTTAAATTTTGCAAGTCAATATGGCATTGATAATAATTATAAAATCCGGCAATATGTCCGGGTAACATCCCAGAGTATGGCGTATACTGATCTGGAGTAATTAAGGTTAAATTTACTCCAACTAAAGGTTGATGTCCAAAGAGTTTTAACGTTATAGCATGACTATGACCGCCACCAATTAGCACTATATTTTTAGGTGTTGATGGGAAATTTTGCTGCATCTGTAAAATTAGGTAAATATTATCTAAATAATATCAGTAATTAAATAGCAGTATCATCATGATTCTGTTTGTGTGGTAATGAATAATGTAAGAATTCATAGATTCAGATATCGTCATCATATTAATACAAGATTATTTTAATTAGTAATATGTTAGTAGTCAAAATCATTCCTTGGATGCTGGAAATTAAAGATTTATTCCAAAATAATCAAATTAATTACCGTCATGAGCATCAATTAATGAAAGTTATAAACAGAGTAGAAAGTAATAACTTAGAAGCCAGCTTATCTGCTATTAATGAATTAGAGGACTTAGCAAAAAACAATCCACAATACCACTGGATAATCATGAATATGCTAAGTAATTTTATTAGAAAAAATGCAGTTAATCTAATTTCAGAAGAAGCACATCATCGGCAAATAATTCAAGCAGCAGTTACAGTAATTATCAACCGAGATATAAACAAAGATCCAGAAAATGAACAGATTGATTTAAGTCATACTGACTTACGAGGACTAAATTTAAAAAGTGCCAACTTAGAAAATACTAATCTTTATAAAGCTAATTTATCACAGGCAAATCTAGATAACGCTAATTTATCATTTGCTATCCTTAGTGCAGCTAACCTCAGCGGTGCTAACCTCAAGCGTGTTAACCTTTCAGGTGCTATTCTCAGTGCAGCTAACTTGAACGGGAGTAATCTTACTGGTGCTAATTTACATCGAGCTAATTTGTATTTAGCGAGTTTGAAAAATGCTGTTTTAAATGATGTAATTTTGGCAGGAGCAAATCTGAGAGAAGCTAATTTTAATTAGTTTACAGAATTAAGATATACTCAGTATCAGAATATTTTAATCCTAGCAAGTCAATTTTTTTACTCATCATTTTTTGATGCTTCTAAATTGAGAGACTTTTACGGACTTATGTCTCTTAAAAATGGCAATAAGCTAAGAAATGAGAGTTTTCGATACGTTATCAACTATTTTCTTAATATCCTCTGACAAAGGGTAAAAGATCAAGATTTTACCCTTAATCTTGTGTGTAAAAAAATTTTACATATCTTTTATATATCTAAATTTACAGCTAAATGCTATACTACTTTTTTTAATCATCTCAGTAATAACTGATTATTGTGAAGCATCTTTCTGGTATGTCTGCTAAAAAGACAGACAAAACTTTGTATTGGTTGATCACCATCATTGTTATTTTAGCTCTGTCCTTAATACTGATTGTCTTCGCATCTACTAATATTGAGAAGTTATCACTTCAACAGCAAATATCCAATAAACATCAACTATTAACTACTACGGGCATAGTTTTTCTAGGTGTAGCGGTGATCATTCATGTTTATTATACAGCTAAACGAACTCAAGCAATAGAAAAAAATGCCATTACAGCAGAAAAAAATCTAGCAGTTAATATTGAAAATACCAAACTCACCCAAGAAAGACTAATTACAGAACGTTTTATTGGTGGTATTGCTCAGTTAGGACATGATAAGGTAGAAACCCGCATTGGGGCAATTTATGCCTTAGAAAGAATTGCTCAAGATTTCCCTCAAGAACATTGGACAATTATGCAAGTTCTCACTGCATTTGTCCGCGAAAATGCACCTATACAAATAGAGAGAAAAATTCAAAAACCGGAGGATTTTACAGCGATTGATTTTGGTAAAAATCGGGAACGGGTACGTCGTCAACAGCAAGGAAATTATGTTTTATCATTAGAATATTTTCAACTGCGGACAGATATTCAAGCCGCTTTAACTGCGATTGGTAGACGCAATTTTCATCAAGATCGAGAAAACCAAAAGTTAGATTTACGTAATACTGATATCAGAAAAGTAGATTTAGCAGGTGCTAAATTACAAGGTGTAGATTTAAGGGGTTCTGATTTATCTGGAGCAGATTTGCGCTCAGTAGATTTTAGCGGAGCAAATTTAGAAAGTGCTAAGTTTATTTCTGCAATTCTCTATGAAGCTAACTTATTTAAGGCTAATTTACGAGGAGCTAATTTAAGTCGAGCTAATCTTAATTTGGCTAATTTATATGGTGTGAATTTGCGCTCAGGTAATTTATTTGGTGCAAGTTTACGTTCAGCTAATTTACAAACTGCTAACTTGTATAAAGCGAATTTAAAACAAGTAATTCTCAAAGCGGCTGATCTTTCTGGTGCTAAGTTATTTCTGGTTAATTTACAAGGGGCAAAATTAGGGAAAACAAAGTTACGTTTTGCTGGTTTAATTGCTGCCAATTTACAAGGTGCAAATCTCAATGGTGCAAATCTCCAAGGTGCTAATTTGAATGCTGCTAAATTACAAAAGGCAGATATTTATTTTGCTAATCTGAGTGAAGCTAGTTTAACAGAAGCTGATTTGCGTGACGCTAATTTAGTTGGTGCTAATCTTTCTGGTGCAACTCTGGAAGAAGCTGATCTTTCCAGTGCAAACCTCATGGGTGCTAATTTATCTGGTGCTGATTTAGGTGATGTGAAACTCATGGGGGCAATTTTAACAGGGGTAAAAAACCTTGATTCTGAACAAATAATTACGGCTTTGGGTGATTGTAACACCCGCCTCCCTGATTACCTAGAAGTACCAGCTAACTGGCTCGAATCTGAGTAAATACCTAAAATTTACTCTTTCATAAATTGGGTGCATTCTACTTTGTTATGGTTTGATAATTATTTGAAAATTATGATTATTTCCTCACATAAAAATATTAATTAAGTTAATAAATCCTGACTTGATAAATGTCATCATTTCTAGTTTTTAAATTCTTCAATTAGTAATCAAATTAGCTTTTTATAAATATCAATTTATAGTATTTTCATTGTAAGGGGAATAAGTGAAAATTTCTATGATGCAGCTTCAAGCTTTTATATGACAGAGTTTGTGTATTTTAGAGTACGAAAGAAGAAAAAATTATTATTTTTTAGGATAAAAGTATGATCAAATTTGATATTGCCGAAACTTTGAACTCCTCAAATCAACTCAATATTGCACCTACAGATTCCATTAATTCTTTTCAGACAGCGGTGGATAGTAGTTTAAGTTTTAAAAATCATAGCAGCTTACCATCAGATGCAAAAGAAGAACCTATTTTTAACACTAATAGCTACAATTTCAACAATGGTTATGGTTTAGTAAATGCCGGAAAAGCAGTCAGTACAGTAACAGGTGAAAGTCCTTATGTAGATGCTCCTCCATTGGGTGGAAATAATTGGGGTGCGGATTTAGTAAAAGCTCCCACTGCTTGGCAAAATGGATATACAGGACAGGGAATTATCGTTGCTGTTTTAGATACTGGAGTTGACTATAATCACAACGATTTAAATAGTAATATCTGGATTAATACAAAAGAGATTGCAGGTAATGGGATTGATGATGATGGTAATGGTTTTGTTGACGATGTGAGAGGTTGGAACTTTGATGGTAATAATAATAATGTTTTAGATGATGAAAGTCATGGAACTCATGTGGCTGGAACTATTGCTGCTAAAAATGATGGCAATGGTGTGACAGGTATTGCTTATAATTCTCAAATTATGGCAGTGAAAGTATTAGATGAAAATGGTTCAGGTTCTTACTCAAATATCGCTAATGGTGTTCGTTACGCTGTAGATAATGGTGCTAATGTTATTAACCTGAGTTTAGGTGGTAACTCTGGTAATAATACCCTCAAATCAGCCATTGAATATGCCAGTAATAAGGGTGTAATTGTAGTTATGGCAGCAGGTAATGAGGGAGCTTCTCAACCATCTTATCCTGCTCGTTATGCGAATGATTTCGGTATTGCTGTAGGTGCAGTTAATCAAAGTAATCAATTCACAGATTTTTCTAACCGTTCTGGTTCTCAAGAAATCAAATATGTCACCGCACCAGGTGAAGATATTTACTCTACAGTTCCTAATAATAAATATGCCACTTATAGCGGTACTTCCATGGCTGCTCCCCATGTTGCTGGGGTAGTGGCATTGATGCTAAGTGCTAATCCTAATTTAACAGATAGCCAAGTGCGGGATATAATTGTTAACACATCTGAAAACACTACAAACCCTCAACAACCTCAACAACCTAATCAACCTTCCAATCCTTCACCTTCTCCGTTTCCATTTCCATTTCCGATTGATTTATTACCTTTTGGTTTAATTAATATAGGTGCAATTTTGCCGAATATTGGCGCAGGATTTCCTGATATTGGTTCAGGTTTTCCTATCGGTTTTGACACACAATCAAATATGCAATTACCACCAATTGTTATTTCTGTTGGTGAGAATAATTTAGGGTTGAAATTTGGTGGTATTGAAACTAAAACGCCGCAGATAGAAAATTTCAGTTATTACAGTGGTAGTGATGAGATGTGGGAGTTGCGTTATTATGATAGTAATGTCAATAATTCTTTAGTTAAAGAAGAAATAGAAAAATATGATGCTGATAGATTTTTGTAAAATATAATTTAATAATTTAAAAAATTAACCCCCAACTTTTGGATATTGGAGGTTAAGAAAGATTGATTTAATTATTTGAATTTAGCTACAGCACCTTCAAACGCCGTATTTAATTCTTTCCACGCCTTCTCAAAGCCATTTTGTACTTCTTCCCACGCTTCTTCACCAGCTTTTTGTAATTCTTCTAATTTAGCTTGAGCAGCGTCACGTTTGGAGTAGATTTCTTCCAGTTTATTGTTATACTCAATCGCTGTATCTGCTTTAGCTTGGCTGGCTTTGGCTTTCAATTCTTCAATTTGAGCGTTGAATTTATCTAGTTGTGCTTTGACTTTATCTTGATATACTTGTTTGTCAATATTCTGTACTGTCATAGGCGTACCTCCGGTAATCACATCAATTCACACTTTATCAATGATGTGTTTTTCATTTGTTAATTACAATTTTAGCAATTTTGATATGTTCATAAATCGGCCGCTGGTTATAAAAATACTGGATAGATTTTCATTAATTTCTATCTGTGGGTAGAAGATATGGATAAATGGCTCATTGTTCAGATTTAACTCCCACTATCCAGCACAATTTAGCCATACTCCATCAATTACAAGGGCATTATACAGAAGCGGAAACTTTATTTCAAGAAGTATTAGAAATTAAGCGAGATAAGTGTGGAAAAGATCATCCCT from Okeanomitos corallinicola TIOX110 includes the following:
- a CDS encoding TRAP transporter substrate-binding protein, with product MKRRQIINTGAIATATAALTAACAKKSTSSSAQGSLPRVRWRMTTSWTKTLGTYIGAETIAKRVKEMTDGRFTITPFAAGEIVPGLQVLDAVQSGTVECGHTASYYYIGKNPALAFATTVPFGLNAQQQNAWLYHGGGLEAIQKIYSDFQIINFPAGNTGTQMGGWFKKEIKSVADLQGLKMRIPGLGGEVMSRLGVNVQVLPGGEIYLALDRGAIDAAEWVGPYDDEKLGLNKAAQFYYYPGWWEPGPTLDVLVNLNAWNKLPKEYQEIFKTATFEANMNMLNEYDALNGEALTRLLAGGTKLTPYSQEIMQAAQKNAFEIYEENASKDATFKQLYEQWKKFREQIYNWNRINELSYGNFVMGEK
- a CDS encoding FAD-dependent oxidoreductase, which translates into the protein MQQNFPSTPKNIVLIGGGHSHAITLKLFGHQPLVGVNLTLITPDQYTPYSGMLPGHIAGFYNYYQCHIDLQNLSKFANAQLCLDSVVELDLKNNKVFCANKKVIDFDLLSIDIGSTPAKLSVSGAAEYTIPAKPVPQFLKHWYKLQEIVTKNPQKPLSISIVGGGAGGVELAFSMLAGLQKLGCHQLDLHLWQRTGELMPNYHPSVRQIMQDILINKGVKLHLSETVCQVIKTEDNQLVIKSESGLIVNSNQVFWVTEASAAEWVKDSEIATDEKGFILVNDNLQSISHPHVFAAGDIATMINYHLPKAGVFAVRQGKPLYENLRRIILNKPLKPYNPQTEYLSLIGTGDGRAIATRGNFTLPPQRLIWYWKDWIDRRFMAQFDN
- a CDS encoding pentapeptide repeat-containing protein, with protein sequence MLVVKIIPWMLEIKDLFQNNQINYRHEHQLMKVINRVESNNLEASLSAINELEDLAKNNPQYHWIIMNMLSNFIRKNAVNLISEEAHHRQIIQAAVTVIINRDINKDPENEQIDLSHTDLRGLNLKSANLENTNLYKANLSQANLDNANLSFAILSAANLSGANLKRVNLSGAILSAANLNGSNLTGANLHRANLYLASLKNAVLNDVILAGANLREANFN
- a CDS encoding pentapeptide repeat-containing protein translates to MSAKKTDKTLYWLITIIVILALSLILIVFASTNIEKLSLQQQISNKHQLLTTTGIVFLGVAVIIHVYYTAKRTQAIEKNAITAEKNLAVNIENTKLTQERLITERFIGGIAQLGHDKVETRIGAIYALERIAQDFPQEHWTIMQVLTAFVRENAPIQIERKIQKPEDFTAIDFGKNRERVRRQQQGNYVLSLEYFQLRTDIQAALTAIGRRNFHQDRENQKLDLRNTDIRKVDLAGAKLQGVDLRGSDLSGADLRSVDFSGANLESAKFISAILYEANLFKANLRGANLSRANLNLANLYGVNLRSGNLFGASLRSANLQTANLYKANLKQVILKAADLSGAKLFLVNLQGAKLGKTKLRFAGLIAANLQGANLNGANLQGANLNAAKLQKADIYFANLSEASLTEADLRDANLVGANLSGATLEEADLSSANLMGANLSGADLGDVKLMGAILTGVKNLDSEQIITALGDCNTRLPDYLEVPANWLESE
- a CDS encoding S8 family peptidase, yielding MIKFDIAETLNSSNQLNIAPTDSINSFQTAVDSSLSFKNHSSLPSDAKEEPIFNTNSYNFNNGYGLVNAGKAVSTVTGESPYVDAPPLGGNNWGADLVKAPTAWQNGYTGQGIIVAVLDTGVDYNHNDLNSNIWINTKEIAGNGIDDDGNGFVDDVRGWNFDGNNNNVLDDESHGTHVAGTIAAKNDGNGVTGIAYNSQIMAVKVLDENGSGSYSNIANGVRYAVDNGANVINLSLGGNSGNNTLKSAIEYASNKGVIVVMAAGNEGASQPSYPARYANDFGIAVGAVNQSNQFTDFSNRSGSQEIKYVTAPGEDIYSTVPNNKYATYSGTSMAAPHVAGVVALMLSANPNLTDSQVRDIIVNTSENTTNPQQPQQPNQPSNPSPSPFPFPFPIDLLPFGLINIGAILPNIGAGFPDIGSGFPIGFDTQSNMQLPPIVISVGENNLGLKFGGIETKTPQIENFSYYSGSDEMWELRYYDSNVNNSLVKEEIEKYDADRFL
- a CDS encoding tetratricopeptide repeat protein, whose protein sequence is MAHCSDLTPTIQHNLAILHQLQGHYTEAETLFQEVLEIKRDKCGKDHPSFAHTLNALRII